A window from Desulfotignum phosphitoxidans DSM 13687 encodes these proteins:
- a CDS encoding DUF262 domain-containing protein produces MSDPISIKKLIERISSGDIRIPAFQRDFVWEPDQVSFLLDSIYKEFPIGTIILWKTDNRLNSEKKLGFFNLPEPQKDYPVNYVLDGQQRLTCLFSVFQTELAPTSNEWIDIYFDMTSQENVQESLFLALDDSEVDLTRHFPVKTLFDSVEYRKATNSLPEGLVVKIDALQDKFKSYLIPNETFETDDRNKVAIVFERINRAGTELNIFELLAAWSWSDQFDLVDKFDELQEKIIDHGFDELCNDRDLQLRICAGIITGETTPNIMVPKI; encoded by the coding sequence ATGAGTGATCCAATTTCAATCAAAAAGCTAATTGAAAGAATATCGAGTGGTGACATTCGAATACCAGCATTTCAACGAGATTTTGTGTGGGAACCAGACCAAGTTTCATTCCTTTTAGACAGTATTTACAAAGAATTTCCGATTGGGACGATAATTCTATGGAAAACAGATAATCGATTAAATTCAGAAAAAAAACTTGGTTTCTTTAATCTTCCAGAGCCCCAAAAAGATTATCCTGTAAATTATGTTCTTGATGGCCAACAACGCCTTACCTGTTTGTTTAGTGTATTCCAAACCGAATTGGCGCCAACATCCAATGAATGGATCGATATATATTTCGATATGACATCTCAAGAAAATGTGCAAGAATCACTCTTTTTAGCACTTGATGATTCTGAAGTTGATCTTACAAGACATTTTCCTGTTAAAACACTTTTTGATTCAGTTGAATACAGAAAAGCAACAAACTCCCTACCTGAAGGTTTAGTTGTTAAAATCGATGCTCTTCAAGATAAATTCAAATCTTATCTTATTCCAAATGAAACATTTGAAACAGATGACAGAAATAAAGTTGCTATTGTTTTTGAGAGAATTAATAGGGCAGGAACAGAGCTTAATATTTTTGAATTGCTCGCAGCTTGGAGTTGGTCAGATCAATTCGATTTAGTAGACAAATTCGATGAGTTGCAAGAAAAAATTATTGATCATGGCTTCGATGAACTATGCAATGACCGTGACCTTCAGCTAAGGATTTGTGCTGGAATTATCACAGGAGAAACAACTCCAAATATAATGGTCCCCAAAATTTGA